Genomic window (Candidatus Dependentiae bacterium):
TATAAGCAAGGTAAAAAATTACAATTTAAAGGTATATTGAAAATGGCTAAAGTAAAGAAAATAACTACATATTTGGCTTGTGAAGTATGTAAGTCAAGAAATTATACACAAGTAATAAATAAGAATCGAAAAGTTGGTTCTTTAGTATTAAATAAATTTTGCGCATACAAAATTTGCAGGCAACATAGACTGCACAAAGAAGCTAAATAAAAACTAATAAGTAGGAATAAAAAAGGCCGGTAGCTCTAACGGCAGAGCAGCAGACTCCAAATCTGATGGTTGGGGGTTCAAATCCC
Coding sequences:
- the rpmG gene encoding 50S ribosomal protein L33, which translates into the protein MAKVKKITTYLACEVCKSRNYTQVINKNRKVGSLVLNKFCAYKICRQHRLHKEAK